From a single Lonchura striata isolate bLonStr1 chromosome 13, bLonStr1.mat, whole genome shotgun sequence genomic region:
- the IRX6 gene encoding iroquois-class homeodomain protein IRX-6 → MSFSQFGYPYSTTSQFFVPASPSTTCCEAAPRSGPDASSAPAAASLCCAPYESRLLAPGRAELNAALGMYSAPYAAGQGYGNYLPYGAEPAALYTALNPQYEIKDSAGTLHSGIAQPATYYSYDHSLGQYQYDRYGTVDFGGSARRKNATRETTSTLKTWLYEHRKNPYPTKGEKIMLAIITKMTLTQVSTWFANARRRLKKENKMTWSPKNKAGEERKEETPREEDEYSAEGDGRDQKSYKEDKDLQFSDLEEEEEEEEEEEEEAGKPEKGRTSSLQEAPSLGAALPEAPRSDCSLPGPFHAFPCAKAPAADFAAASLAGPPPPYAPAEKPRIWSLARTAGASAARRGSPEGGGAAGEQPLPAKAFRSSAFNLQPLPRSCASHRGLGEPCQFAAAGEGFGRGAKGSPGGTELGGTCLERLRTAFRPVLRRAARPFLGAGDGALAARKHSA, encoded by the exons ATGTCCTTCTCTCAGTTCGGATACCCCTACAGCACCACTTCACAG TTCTTCGTGCCCGCCAGCCCCAGCACGACCTGCTGCGAGGCCGCCCCCCGCTCCGGGCCGGATGCCTCCTCGGCGCCGGCCGCCGCCTCCCTGTGCTGCGCCCCGTACGAGAGCCGGCTGCTGGCGCCCGGCCGCGCCGAGCTCAATGCCGCGCTGGGCATGTACAGCGCCCCGTACGCCGCCGGCCAGGGCTACGGCAACTACCTGCCCTACGGCGCCGAGCCCGCCGCGCTCTACACCGCGCTG AACCCCCAGTATGAAATCAAAGACAGCGCCGGCACGTTGCACTCGGGAATCGCGCAGCCCGCTACCTACTACTCCTACGATCATTCCTTGGGGCAGTACCAGTACGACAG GTACGGGACGGTGGATTTCGGAGGTTCAGCCAGACGCAAAAATGCAACACGAGAGACGACGAGTACTCTCAAGACCTGGCTGTATGAGCACCGCAAAAACCCCTACCCCACCAAAGGAGAGAAAATCATGCTGGCTATCATCACTAAAATGACCCTGACGCAAGTGTCCACTTGGTTTGCTAACGCCAGACGGAGGcttaagaaagaaaacaaaatgaccTGGTCTCCCAAGAACAAAGCCggggaagagaggaaagaagaaacCCCGAGGGAAGAGGACGAATACAGTGCGGAGGGTGACGGCAGAG ATCAGAAGAGctacaaggaggacaaggacctGCAGTTCAGCgacctggaggaggaggaggaggaggaagaggaggaggaggaggaggcggggAAGCCGGAGAAGGGCCGgaccagctccctgcaggaagCCCCCAGCCTAGGCGCGGCGCTGCCTGAGGCTCCACGGAGCGACTGCAGCCTGCCCGGCCCCTTCCACGCCTTTCCTTGTGCCAAGGCCCCCGCCGCGGACTTCGCCGCCGCCTCCTTGGCCGGCCCGCCGCCGCCCTACGCGCCCGCGGAGAAGCCGCGCATCTGGTCGCTGGCGCGCACCGCCGGGGCCAGCGCGGCGCGCAGGGGCAGCCCCgagggcggcggcgcggcgggggaGCAACCCCTGCCCGCCAAGGCCTTCCGGAGCTCCGCGTTCAacctgcagccgctcccgcgaAGCTGCGCGTCCCACCGCGGCCTGGGGGAGCCGTGCCAGTTCGCGGCGGCGGGCGAAG GCTTCGGGCGGGGCGCCAAGGGCAGCCCGGGAGGCACCGAGCTGGGTGGGACCTGCCTGGAAAGGCTGCGGACAGCGTTCCGGCCCGTGCTGCGGAG GGCCGCCCGCCCCTTCCTGGGCGCTGGCGACGGGGCTCTGGCTGCAAGGAAGCACTCGGCTTGA